One part of the Neoarius graeffei isolate fNeoGra1 chromosome 2, fNeoGra1.pri, whole genome shotgun sequence genome encodes these proteins:
- the gnpda1 gene encoding glucosamine-6-phosphate isomerase 1 isoform X1 codes for MSQAAPGSVLNQSSEQVTAMKLIILRDYDEASEWAAKYIRNRIISFNPSQDKFFTLGLPTGSTPLGCYKKLIEYYKKGEISFRYVKTFNMDEYVGLPRDHPESYHSFMWNSFFKHIDIRSENTYILDGNAPDLQKECQDFEEKIKAAGGIDLFVGGIGPDGHIAFNEPGSSLVSRTRVKTLAMDTILANARFFDGDLSKVPTMALTVGVGTVMDAREVMILITGAHKAFALYKAIEEGVNHMWTVSAFQQHPQTVFVCDEDATQELRVKTVKYFKGMMHVHNKLVEEP; via the exons ATGAGTCAAGCAGCTCCTGG CTCAGTTTTAAACCAAAGCTCAGAGCAAGTGACAGCAATGAAGCTGATAATACTGAGAGACTATGATGAAGCCAGCGAGTGGGCGGCCAAATACATCAGAAACAGGATCATCAGCTTTAATCCGAGTCAGGACAAGTTCTTCACTCTGGGCCTTCCAACAG GCAGCACTCCACTGGGATGCTACAAGAAACTGATTGAGTACTATAAGAAAGGGGAAATATCTTTTCGGTATGTGAAGACCTTTAACATGGATGAGTATGTTG GCCTGCCCAGAGACCATCCTGAAAGTTATCACTCCTTCATGTGGAACAGCTTCTTTAAGCATATCGACATCCGGTCAGAAAACACATACATTCTGGATGGCAACGCTCCAGACCTGCAGAAAGAATGCCAGGACTTTGAGGAGAAGATTAAAGCTGCTGGTGGGATTGATCTCTTTGTAGGTG GTATTGGACCTGATGGTCACATCGCTTTCAATGAGCCCGGCTCTAGTCTTGTGTCTCGAACCAGGGTCAAGACCTTGGCTATGGACACCATCTTGGCCAACGCTCGTTTCTTCGACGGAGATCTGTCCAAGGTCCCAACCATGGCTCTTACTGTAGGAGTTGGAACCGTGATGGACGCCCGTGAG GTGATGATCCTCATCACTGGTGCACATAAAGCGTTTGCTCTGTACAAGGCCATAGAGGAAGGTGTGAACCACATGTGGACGGTTTCAGCGTTCCAGCAGCATCCTCAGACCGTCTTCGTGTGCGACGAGGATGCGACACAAGAGCTGCGTGTGAAGACTGTGAAATATTTCAAAG GCATGATGCATGTTCACAATAAGCTGGTGGAGGAACCATAG
- the gnpda1 gene encoding glucosamine-6-phosphate isomerase 1 isoform X2, translated as MKLIILRDYDEASEWAAKYIRNRIISFNPSQDKFFTLGLPTGSTPLGCYKKLIEYYKKGEISFRYVKTFNMDEYVGLPRDHPESYHSFMWNSFFKHIDIRSENTYILDGNAPDLQKECQDFEEKIKAAGGIDLFVGGIGPDGHIAFNEPGSSLVSRTRVKTLAMDTILANARFFDGDLSKVPTMALTVGVGTVMDAREVMILITGAHKAFALYKAIEEGVNHMWTVSAFQQHPQTVFVCDEDATQELRVKTVKYFKGMMHVHNKLVEEP; from the exons ATGAAGCTGATAATACTGAGAGACTATGATGAAGCCAGCGAGTGGGCGGCCAAATACATCAGAAACAGGATCATCAGCTTTAATCCGAGTCAGGACAAGTTCTTCACTCTGGGCCTTCCAACAG GCAGCACTCCACTGGGATGCTACAAGAAACTGATTGAGTACTATAAGAAAGGGGAAATATCTTTTCGGTATGTGAAGACCTTTAACATGGATGAGTATGTTG GCCTGCCCAGAGACCATCCTGAAAGTTATCACTCCTTCATGTGGAACAGCTTCTTTAAGCATATCGACATCCGGTCAGAAAACACATACATTCTGGATGGCAACGCTCCAGACCTGCAGAAAGAATGCCAGGACTTTGAGGAGAAGATTAAAGCTGCTGGTGGGATTGATCTCTTTGTAGGTG GTATTGGACCTGATGGTCACATCGCTTTCAATGAGCCCGGCTCTAGTCTTGTGTCTCGAACCAGGGTCAAGACCTTGGCTATGGACACCATCTTGGCCAACGCTCGTTTCTTCGACGGAGATCTGTCCAAGGTCCCAACCATGGCTCTTACTGTAGGAGTTGGAACCGTGATGGACGCCCGTGAG GTGATGATCCTCATCACTGGTGCACATAAAGCGTTTGCTCTGTACAAGGCCATAGAGGAAGGTGTGAACCACATGTGGACGGTTTCAGCGTTCCAGCAGCATCCTCAGACCGTCTTCGTGTGCGACGAGGATGCGACACAAGAGCTGCGTGTGAAGACTGTGAAATATTTCAAAG GCATGATGCATGTTCACAATAAGCTGGTGGAGGAACCATAG